The uncultured Cohaesibacter sp. region CCACATGGAAGGAGCCGCTTTAGCGGTCGGTGCTCGACTTTTGGGCTTGCGTTCGGCAATCGAGTGGTCATGATAGACGATACTTCAGGCTCCGGATGGAAGTGACCGTCTTGATAAGCCGGAGCTGAGAGTAAGAGGAGCCAGAGGGCTCCAAAAAGAAGGAGAGCAGAGACATCATGATTGGTCTTGTCCTTGTAACACATGGTCATCTGGCCGAAGAGTTCCGTGCCGCGCTTGAGCATGTGGTCGGGCCTCAAAAGCAAATCGAGACTATTTGCATTGGCCCTGATGACGACATGGAACAGCGCCGTCAGGATATTCTGGATGCGGTTGAGGCCGTGGATAAGGATAAGGGCGTGGTTCTTCTGACCGACATGTTCGGGGGAACACCTTCCAATATGGCGATTTCGGTCATGGATGAAAACAAGATCGAAGTGCTGGCCGGTGTCAATCTGCCCATGCTGATCAAGCTGGCGAGTGTCAGGGCAGACAGAAGCCTATCAGACGCCGTGAGCGAAGCCTGTGAAGCCGGGCGCAAATATATCAACATTGCAAGCAAGCTGCTTTCCGGCGAATGATCCGTAAGCAGACTGAGCCATGCACTCGGGTGAATGCATGAGCAGAAGCAGATAGAAAGAACGCACTTTCCGTGACCAATATTTCAGTTTCAGACCGACTGATCATCCAGAATAAACGTGGTTTGCATGCACGTGCTTCGGCAAAATTCGTGCAATTGGTGGAACGATTTGACGCTCTCGTCAGAGTCTCCAAGGATGGCCAGACCGTCTGCGGCAATTCCATCATGGGGTTGATGATGCTGGCGGCCGCTCCGGGTTGCGCAATAGACGTCGTTGCCGAAGGCAATGAAGCTGAGGCTGTGATGGACGCCCTGAACAAACTGATTTCAGATCGCTTTGGCGAGGGCGAATAGCGTCTTTCA contains the following coding sequences:
- a CDS encoding PTS sugar transporter subunit IIA, with product MIGLVLVTHGHLAEEFRAALEHVVGPQKQIETICIGPDDDMEQRRQDILDAVEAVDKDKGVVLLTDMFGGTPSNMAISVMDENKIEVLAGVNLPMLIKLASVRADRSLSDAVSEACEAGRKYINIASKLLSGE
- a CDS encoding HPr family phosphocarrier protein → MTNISVSDRLIIQNKRGLHARASAKFVQLVERFDALVRVSKDGQTVCGNSIMGLMMLAAAPGCAIDVVAEGNEAEAVMDALNKLISDRFGEGE